The following nucleotide sequence is from Dialister pneumosintes.
TTCTAAAATTGATGAGAAAGTAACTATTTTACTTTGTATCGGATTATATCAACTTCTTTTTTTAAATCGAATACCTGAGTCTGCAGCTGTAAATGAAACGGTTAATATAGCTAAACAAATTACTCATATGGGAAATGCCAGATTTGTTAATGCTATATTAAGAAATTATCTTAGAAAGAAAATACAAATTCGAATTCCAACTGCTAAAGAAAATAATTTATTGCATTTATCATTAACATTAAATCAACCGGAATGGCTTATTCGTAGAATGATTAAACAGGTTGGACAAAACCGTACTAAGGCTATATTGGAAGAATTTAATAAATCACCATCTTTAGATATTCATAGCAATCCAATAAAATTACCTGTTAACAAATTATTGGAAAAACTAAAATTTCTTCATGCAGAACCTACTGTAATACCCTTTATTTCCGGTCAACAGGGGATTCGTATTGGCAATGGTGATGCTTTGTTTAAGTCTTCTCTAATTAAAGAGGGGATGGTATACATTCAAAGTGCTGCATCTATGATTCCTGCTTCCATATTGGAACCATGTAGAGGCGAAGCTATTTTAGATATGTGTGCTGCGCCGGGAAGCAAATCTATCAATATAGCACAACTTACTGAAAATCGTGCACGTATTGATGCTTGGGATCTTTATGAACATAAAGTAAATCTCATCAAACAAAATGCAGCTAAATTAGGGATTACTTGTATTCAGGCAGAACAACATGATGCTACAGTTGTGGATGAAAAGCGAATAGGCCTTTATGATAGAGTGTTATTAGACGCTCCCTGTTCAGGGTTAGGAGTATTAGCACATAAACCTGAAATTCGTTGGAGACGTAGTGAAGAAAGTCTTAAAGAATTTCCTGTCATACAAAGAAAACTTATGGAAACAGCTGCTTTTTATGTAAAGCCCGAAGGAATACTTGTATACAGTACTTGCACACTTAATAAA
It contains:
- the rsmB gene encoding 16S rRNA (cytosine(967)-C(5))-methyltransferase RsmB codes for the protein MINWNNKAIEVPSARKLAYNVLFDVFTKDAYANLTLQKVMKTYAPPKYQMMSKSEKGLLTEIVYGVCRRYNYLTWIIGKLSTRPISKIDEKVTILLCIGLYQLLFLNRIPESAAVNETVNIAKQITHMGNARFVNAILRNYLRKKIQIRIPTAKENNLLHLSLTLNQPEWLIRRMIKQVGQNRTKAILEEFNKSPSLDIHSNPIKLPVNKLLEKLKFLHAEPTVIPFISGQQGIRIGNGDALFKSSLIKEGMVYIQSAASMIPASILEPCRGEAILDMCAAPGSKSINIAQLTENRARIDAWDLYEHKVNLIKQNAAKLGITCIQAEQHDATVVDEKRIGLYDRVLLDAPCSGLGVLAHKPEIRWRRSEESLKEFPVIQRKLMETAAFYVKPEGILVYSTCTLNKEENEEVITWFLKTHPNFKLQTFNFNGKRITEGMITIWPDEYHTDGFFVARLIRSNSND